The following proteins are encoded in a genomic region of Lachnospiraceae bacterium KM106-2:
- a CDS encoding ATPase component of general energizing module of ECF transporters, which produces MVGIMGIIKSLNLVHEYLRRDEEGNVESVNRALDDVSIDINEGDFVAILGHNGSGKSTFAKHLNNILAPTEGTIWVNGMDTKDYDHLWDIRQTAGMVFQNPDNQIISTVVEEDVGFGPENLGVPTDEIWTRVEESLKAVGMLEYRHHSPNKLSGGQKQRVAIAGIMAMKPRCIVLDEPTAMLDPNGRKDVIHTVRELNKKENVTVLLITHYMDEVINADRVIVMDHGRVVMDGTPKEIFKDVEKLKSYRLDVPQVTELAYELKQSGLDLPDSILTTEEFVEALSKLKNK; this is translated from the coding sequence ATGGTAGGAATTATGGGAATTATTAAATCATTGAATTTAGTTCATGAATATCTCCGCCGTGATGAAGAAGGAAATGTAGAATCAGTAAATCGAGCATTAGATGATGTCTCAATTGATATAAACGAAGGCGATTTTGTTGCGATTCTTGGTCATAATGGATCTGGTAAATCAACATTTGCCAAACATTTAAATAATATTCTAGCACCAACAGAGGGTACTATCTGGGTGAATGGAATGGATACCAAGGATTACGATCATTTGTGGGATATTCGTCAGACAGCTGGAATGGTATTTCAGAATCCTGATAATCAAATCATCTCAACAGTAGTAGAAGAGGATGTTGGTTTTGGACCTGAGAATCTTGGCGTTCCTACAGATGAGATTTGGACAAGAGTTGAAGAAAGCCTAAAAGCAGTAGGGATGTTGGAATATCGCCATCATTCACCGAATAAGCTATCAGGTGGTCAAAAACAGCGTGTTGCCATCGCAGGTATTATGGCGATGAAACCAAGATGTATCGTTCTAGATGAACCAACAGCGATGTTAGATCCCAACGGACGTAAAGATGTTATTCATACAGTTCGAGAACTGAATAAAAAAGAGAATGTAACAGTATTATTGATCACTCATTATATGGATGAGGTTATTAATGCTGATCGAGTGATCGTTATGGATCATGGTAGAGTTGTTATGGATGGAACTCCTAAAGAAATATTTAAAGATGTTGAAAAACTTAAGAGTTATCGTCTTGATGTTCCACAGGTAACAGAGTTAGCTTATGAATTAAAACAAAGCGGTCTGGATCTTCCGGATTCTATTTTAACAACAGAAGAATTTGTGGAAGCATTAAGTAAGCTGAAGAACAAATAG
- a CDS encoding putative protein Ymh — protein MEFPVLSQAELQGVAKALGDTDFGFTGTEIGQLLAQYGFVDTDPTITKHKRLYNSFCERCNREHSFNCIYMFIQKCMDPARGINGSESYEKRRFEVNKILMLKGIEVRDDGKFYKVEKAERLSEVERRTKDLKQKLYTYGAHSRVIACCKEELLVEDYFHAVQEAAKSICDRVREMCGLQLDGNELIQTAFSTKNPYIALNSLRTSTEQNQQNGFKEIILGIIHMVRNITAHELRIRWDINEKDAIDVLQQTSFVHRYLDECIVVKSNK, from the coding sequence ATGGAGTTTCCAGTATTGTCACAGGCAGAATTACAGGGAGTAGCCAAGGCATTAGGAGATACAGACTTTGGATTTACAGGCACAGAGATTGGACAGCTTTTAGCACAGTATGGATTTGTCGATACAGATCCTACCATTACAAAACATAAAAGGTTGTATAATTCTTTTTGTGAAAGGTGTAACAGAGAACATAGTTTTAATTGCATCTATATGTTTATACAAAAATGCATGGATCCAGCTCGGGGAATTAATGGCAGTGAATCATATGAGAAAAGAAGATTCGAAGTGAATAAAATCCTTATGCTAAAGGGGATAGAAGTTCGAGACGATGGAAAGTTCTACAAAGTTGAGAAGGCAGAACGATTATCCGAAGTTGAGCGCCGAACCAAGGACTTGAAACAAAAATTATATACATACGGAGCACATTCCAGAGTAATTGCTTGTTGTAAAGAAGAACTGCTTGTAGAAGATTATTTTCATGCTGTTCAAGAAGCAGCTAAAAGCATATGTGATAGAGTAAGGGAAATGTGCGGATTACAGTTAGATGGAAATGAGCTGATTCAGACGGCATTTTCGACAAAGAATCCATACATAGCTTTAAATTCATTAAGGACAAGCACAGAGCAAAATCAGCAAAATGGATTTAAAGAAATAATTTTGGGGATAATTCATATGGTTCGAAATATTACGGCACATGAGCTTAGAATCAGATGGGACATTAATGAGAAGGATGCAATAGATGTTTTACAACAAACCTCATTTGTTCACAGATACCTAGATGAGTGTATTGTTGTGAAAAGCAATAAGTAG
- a CDS encoding LSU ribosomal protein L13p, giving the protein MKSFMASPATIERKWYVVDATGHTLGRLSSEIAKVLRGKNKPTYTPHMDCGDFVIVVNADKIKVTGKKMDQKIYYNHSDYVGGMKETTLKEMMAKKPEKVIELAVKGMLPKGPLGRQMITKLNVYAGAEHNHQAQKPEVLEIKY; this is encoded by the coding sequence ATGAAAAGTTTTATGGCTAGTCCAGCAACAATTGAAAGAAAATGGTATGTAGTTGATGCTACAGGACATACATTAGGTCGTCTTTCTTCAGAGATCGCTAAAGTTTTAAGAGGTAAAAACAAACCAACTTACACTCCACATATGGATTGTGGTGATTTCGTTATCGTTGTAAACGCTGACAAAATCAAAGTAACAGGTAAAAAAATGGATCAAAAGATCTACTACAATCACTCTGACTATGTAGGTGGAATGAAAGAAACTACATTAAAAGAGATGATGGCTAAGAAACCTGAAAAGGTTATCGAACTTGCTGTTAAAGGCATGCTTCCAAAGGGACCTTTAGGAAGACAAATGATCACAAAATTAAACGTATACGCTGGTGCTGAACACAATCATCAAGCTCAAAAACCAGAAGTATTAGAAATTAAATATTAA
- a CDS encoding tRNA pseudouridine synthase A, which translates to MKRVLLKIAYDGTNYCGWQYQPNAITIEQKINEALSDLLGEKIEVIGASRTDSGVHAYGNVAVFDTETRIPSDKLMFALNQRLPEDIRIQDSFDVASDFHPRKCKSSKTYEYRIQNHKVLMPTERLYTHFIYYHLDVDAMREAASYIVGEHDFASFCSSNTQVLTTVRTVFSIDITEENEIIKIRIKGNGFLYNMVRIIIGTLIKVGVHNYPPEYVKTIIEAKDRHKAGPTAPAKGLTLIKIDYDFDKKA; encoded by the coding sequence ATGAAACGAGTATTATTGAAAATTGCATATGATGGAACAAATTACTGTGGATGGCAGTATCAGCCCAATGCGATCACAATAGAACAGAAGATAAATGAGGCACTTTCTGATCTGCTTGGAGAGAAGATTGAAGTAATAGGTGCCAGTCGTACTGATTCTGGAGTACATGCATATGGAAATGTAGCGGTATTTGATACAGAGACAAGGATTCCGAGTGATAAGCTTATGTTTGCTTTAAATCAAAGACTTCCAGAGGATATCCGTATTCAAGATTCATTTGATGTAGCATCTGATTTTCACCCAAGAAAATGTAAGAGTTCTAAGACTTATGAATATCGAATTCAGAATCATAAGGTTTTAATGCCTACAGAGCGCTTATATACTCATTTTATCTACTATCATTTAGACGTTGACGCGATGCGTGAAGCTGCTTCTTATATCGTCGGAGAACATGATTTTGCTAGTTTCTGTTCTTCTAATACACAGGTACTTACTACAGTGAGAACTGTATTTTCCATTGATATTACAGAAGAAAATGAGATTATTAAGATCCGAATTAAGGGTAATGGGTTCTTATACAATATGGTACGAATCATAATTGGAACTTTGATCAAGGTGGGTGTTCACAATTATCCACCGGAATATGTAAAGACCATTATAGAAGCAAAGGACCGCCATAAGGCAGGTCCAACTGCACCAGCAAAAGGGCTCACATTAATAAAGATCGACTATGATTTTGATAAAAAAGCGTAG
- a CDS encoding adenine-specific methyltransferase encodes MKKIDEEKIDMSNVMNKLFEGDCLEYMNQIPDGSVDMILCDLPYGMTQNQWDCYIPLDELWKQYNRVIKPNGAIVLTSNGVFTAKLILSQPNIYKYKWVWEKSKPTNFLNAKKQPLRKHEDVCVFYKKQPTYHPQMTQGEPYDKGIRKNQLCGNYGDFEPVHVASDGERYPTDIIYVKTAESEGAVLHPTQKPIELGRYMIRTYTNPGDVILDNTFGSGSFLVAALMEGRNFIGIEKNENVALFKREEIDYIDVAKRRLFLAWEGLDRKTRKYIKEQNLIEEFKER; translated from the coding sequence ATGAAAAAGATAGATGAAGAAAAGATAGATATGAGTAATGTGATGAATAAATTGTTTGAAGGTGATTGCCTAGAATATATGAACCAGATTCCAGATGGTAGTGTCGATATGATTTTATGTGATTTGCCTTATGGAATGACACAAAATCAATGGGATTGCTATATTCCACTGGATGAGTTGTGGAAGCAGTATAATCGTGTAATTAAACCAAATGGAGCAATTGTTCTCACTTCCAATGGAGTTTTTACTGCGAAGTTAATTTTAAGTCAACCAAACATATATAAATATAAGTGGGTGTGGGAAAAATCAAAACCAACTAATTTTTTAAACGCGAAAAAACAACCATTAAGAAAGCATGAGGATGTTTGTGTCTTTTATAAAAAACAGCCAACATACCATCCACAGATGACACAAGGAGAGCCTTATGATAAAGGTATTAGAAAAAATCAATTGTGTGGAAATTATGGTGATTTTGAACCGGTTCATGTGGCAAGTGATGGAGAACGATATCCAACAGATATAATTTATGTTAAGACAGCGGAATCAGAAGGTGCTGTATTACATCCTACACAGAAACCAATTGAATTAGGACGTTACATGATTAGAACATATACTAATCCGGGGGATGTAATATTAGATAATACATTTGGTAGTGGATCATTTTTAGTAGCTGCATTAATGGAAGGACGTAATTTCATTGGGATTGAAAAAAATGAAAATGTTGCTTTATTTAAGAGAGAAGAAATAGATTATATTGATGTGGCAAAAAGAAGATTGTTTCTTGCATGGGAAGGGTTAGATAGAAAAACTCGTAAATATATAAAGGAACAGAATTTGATAGAAGAATTTAAGGAAAGGTAA
- a CDS encoding ATPase component of general energizing module of ECF transporters, with translation MEIMAIKIEHLNHVYSEGTAYEKKALNDVNLLINDGEFIGLIGHTGSGKSTLIQHLNGLMKATSGTISYNDQNIYEDNYNMKMLRSKVGLVFQYPEHQIFETTVIRDVMFGPKNLGLSEEEVLERAKNALASVGFPEELYDRSPFELSGGQKRRVAIAGVLAMHPEVLILDEPTAGLDPMGRDEILGQIQKLHKESNITIILVSHSMEDVAEYVDRIIVMNHGQVAMQGKPSEVFAHYKELENIGLAAPQVTYVMHELNNMGIHVDKNATTVHEAKEDILRWARENGCIKHE, from the coding sequence GTGGAAATTATGGCGATAAAAATTGAACATTTAAATCATGTTTATAGTGAAGGAACCGCTTATGAGAAAAAAGCCTTAAATGATGTAAATCTTCTTATTAATGATGGTGAATTTATCGGATTGATTGGGCATACAGGTTCGGGTAAATCAACCTTAATTCAACATTTAAATGGGCTTATGAAGGCAACTAGCGGTACCATTTCTTATAATGATCAAAATATATATGAAGATAATTACAATATGAAGATGTTAAGAAGTAAGGTTGGTCTTGTATTTCAGTATCCGGAACATCAGATTTTCGAGACTACTGTAATTCGAGACGTTATGTTTGGACCTAAGAATCTGGGATTATCCGAAGAAGAGGTACTAGAACGTGCTAAGAACGCATTAGCATCCGTCGGTTTTCCTGAAGAACTATATGATAGATCACCATTCGAGTTATCAGGTGGTCAGAAGCGTCGTGTAGCAATTGCAGGCGTGTTGGCCATGCATCCAGAAGTATTGATCTTAGATGAGCCAACAGCTGGATTAGACCCTATGGGACGAGATGAAATATTAGGACAGATTCAGAAGCTTCATAAAGAATCTAATATAACTATTATCTTAGTATCACATAGTATGGAAGATGTTGCAGAGTATGTTGATCGAATCATTGTAATGAATCATGGTCAAGTTGCGATGCAGGGAAAACCATCAGAGGTTTTTGCACACTATAAAGAGTTAGAGAACATAGGTCTTGCAGCACCTCAGGTAACATATGTGATGCATGAATTAAATAATATGGGAATTCACGTAGATAAAAATGCAACAACTGTTCACGAGGCCAAGGAAGATATACTGAGATGGGCAAGAGAGAACGGCTGTATCAAGCATGAATAG
- a CDS encoding transmembrane component of general energizing module of ECF transporters codes for MIRDMTIGQYYPAESVIHRLDPRVKLLGTLLYIISLFLFNSFWGYLIIILFLGSVIKASKVPFKFMVKGLKAIVVLLLFTVIFNLFLTPGEHVLVSWWIFTITEEGLHSAIFMGLRIVFLIVGSSLMTFTTTPNNLTDGLESGLGPLKVLHVPVHEIAMMMSIALRFIPILLEETDKIMKAQMARGANFEEGNLIQKAKSLVPLLVPLFVSAFRRADDLAMAMEARCYHGGANRTKMKPLKYQARDRWGYVILVSYIGLLVGLNIFVPWF; via the coding sequence ATGATACGAGATATGACAATTGGGCAGTATTATCCTGCTGAGTCAGTAATTCATAGACTTGATCCAAGAGTAAAATTATTAGGAACTCTGCTATATATTATTTCACTGTTTTTATTCAACAGTTTTTGGGGATACTTAATTATAATACTATTTTTAGGCAGCGTAATTAAGGCATCTAAAGTTCCTTTTAAGTTTATGGTAAAAGGATTGAAAGCGATAGTTGTTTTATTACTGTTTACAGTAATTTTTAATTTATTTTTAACCCCGGGAGAACATGTTTTAGTATCCTGGTGGATATTTACGATAACAGAGGAAGGTCTTCATTCAGCAATCTTTATGGGACTTAGAATCGTATTTTTAATTGTCGGTTCATCATTGATGACATTTACAACGACTCCAAACAATTTAACAGACGGCTTGGAGAGCGGATTAGGACCATTAAAAGTACTTCATGTACCCGTGCATGAGATTGCGATGATGATGTCGATCGCTCTTCGATTTATTCCAATTTTACTAGAAGAGACAGACAAGATTATGAAAGCACAGATGGCAAGAGGTGCTAATTTTGAAGAAGGTAATCTGATTCAGAAAGCAAAGAGTCTGGTTCCTTTATTAGTGCCACTATTTGTATCTGCATTTCGACGTGCAGACGATTTGGCAATGGCTATGGAAGCGAGATGTTATCATGGCGGTGCTAATCGAACCAAGATGAAACCATTGAAATATCAAGCAAGAGATCGCTGGGGATATGTAATTTTAGTTTCCTATATTGGACTTCTTGTTGGGTTGAACATATTTGTTCCGTGGTTCTAA
- a CDS encoding SSU ribosomal protein S9p encodes MAKSKYYGTGRRKSSIARVYLVPGTGKITINKKDMDNYFGLETLKVIVKQPLELTETADKFDVLVNVHGGGFTGQAGAIRHGISRALLQADGDYRPALKKAGFLTRDPRMKERKKYGLKAARRAPQFSKR; translated from the coding sequence GTGGCTAAATCAAAATATTACGGAACTGGTAGAAGAAAAAGCTCTATCGCTAGAGTATATTTAGTACCTGGTACTGGTAAAATTACAATCAATAAGAAAGATATGGATAACTATTTCGGTCTTGAGACTTTAAAAGTTATCGTTAAACAACCTCTTGAATTAACTGAAACTGCTGATAAATTCGATGTTTTAGTAAACGTTCATGGTGGTGGATTCACTGGCCAAGCTGGTGCAATCAGACACGGTATTTCTAGAGCTTTATTACAAGCTGATGGAGATTACCGTCCAGCTCTTAAAAAAGCAGGTTTCTTAACAAGAGATCCTCGTATGAAAGAAAGAAAGAAATACGGACTCAAAGCAGCACGTCGTGCTCCTCAGTTCTCAAAGAGATAA
- a CDS encoding translation-disabling ACNase RloC: MIDKIQVKNVATYDETGITIDNISKINYIYGANGCGKTTISNFLCDPNDGKFSECKLEWENNVSEKIFVYNKEFRDRNFRESDIAGIFTLGQATSDEIEEIKQKKVDLANVKTNIVASNKTIEGLQSKIEAENASFKEISWKDVYKVNEMKFKAALVGYLKRDSFATKLEGTSISQTAKHDRAEVELRVKEILGAQPVKKNRIGKINADQLFEIEKSNIWNKCIVGKADIPIAKLIGHLGNSDWVNQGRKFMNIDGICPFCQKETIDEDFKAQLENFFDKEFEDDVNEIKTNKLDYALEKTKLINKIEILLSENIQDLDGMSIDTIRDALEKCLITNEKSIEEKINEPGKKVSVLSTEKYINDINNIINGKNLEIDKHNILVDNYQDEKNKLIADVWALLAEENYAIISRHKNTIEGLTKGIQQTTVKKQQYENEKKNLEIEIKEKNKQVTSVQPAVDEINRILQNYGFNNFSIAPSPENENHYQIKRPDGALVEATLSEGEVTFITFLYFLQWIKGSHNEEDVTQDRVVVIDDPISSLDSNILFVVSSLLKDVIFQVMDGSSNIKQILVLTHNVYFHKELSFMGNGNNSNKHIHYWILRKKNQITNIQYYGIENPISSSYELLWKELKEINENSSITIQNVMRRIIENYFKILGKYKDDELINKFPDYEGQEICRSLLSWINDGSHCMPDDLYVESVDDSLERYQEVFKKIFEYTNHIEHYNMMMGIKEETE, from the coding sequence ATGATAGATAAGATACAGGTTAAGAATGTTGCAACTTATGATGAAACTGGGATAACAATCGACAATATCTCGAAAATAAACTACATATATGGTGCAAATGGATGTGGAAAAACTACCATAAGTAATTTCTTATGTGATCCAAATGATGGAAAATTCTCGGAGTGTAAACTAGAATGGGAAAACAATGTTAGTGAGAAAATATTTGTATATAATAAAGAATTTAGAGATAGAAACTTTAGGGAAAGTGATATTGCGGGGATTTTTACATTAGGTCAAGCAACAAGTGACGAAATTGAAGAAATAAAGCAAAAAAAAGTGGATTTAGCAAATGTCAAAACGAATATCGTGGCTTCGAATAAAACAATAGAGGGATTGCAAAGTAAGATTGAAGCAGAAAATGCTTCATTTAAAGAAATTTCATGGAAAGATGTTTATAAAGTAAATGAAATGAAATTTAAAGCAGCACTTGTTGGTTATCTTAAAAGAGACAGTTTTGCAACAAAATTAGAAGGAACATCTATTTCGCAAACTGCAAAACATGATAGAGCTGAAGTGGAACTAAGGGTTAAAGAAATCTTAGGAGCACAGCCAGTTAAAAAAAATCGGATTGGAAAAATAAATGCCGATCAATTATTTGAAATAGAAAAATCAAATATTTGGAATAAGTGCATTGTTGGAAAAGCTGATATACCAATAGCCAAACTTATTGGACATCTTGGAAATAGTGATTGGGTAAATCAGGGAAGAAAGTTTATGAATATAGATGGCATATGTCCATTTTGCCAAAAAGAAACAATTGATGAAGATTTTAAAGCGCAATTAGAAAATTTTTTTGATAAAGAATTTGAAGATGACGTTAACGAAATTAAGACCAATAAGTTGGATTATGCACTTGAAAAAACAAAATTAATAAATAAAATAGAAATTCTATTATCAGAGAATATACAAGATTTAGATGGCATGTCAATTGACACAATAAGAGATGCTCTTGAAAAATGTCTAATAACTAATGAAAAAAGCATTGAAGAAAAAATAAATGAACCAGGGAAAAAAGTTTCAGTTCTTAGCACAGAAAAATATATTAATGATATAAATAATATTATTAATGGTAAGAATTTAGAAATTGATAAACATAATATTTTGGTAGACAATTATCAAGATGAGAAGAATAAATTAATTGCTGATGTATGGGCATTGTTAGCAGAAGAGAATTATGCAATTATAAGCAGGCACAAGAATACCATTGAGGGATTAACGAAGGGAATTCAGCAAACCACAGTAAAGAAACAGCAGTATGAAAATGAAAAGAAAAATTTAGAAATAGAAATTAAAGAAAAAAATAAACAAGTTACAAGTGTTCAACCTGCAGTTGATGAAATTAATAGAATATTACAGAATTACGGATTTAATAATTTTTCAATAGCACCATCACCAGAAAATGAGAACCACTATCAGATAAAACGACCAGATGGAGCGTTGGTTGAAGCTACTCTGAGCGAGGGGGAAGTTACATTTATTACCTTTTTATATTTTTTACAATGGATTAAGGGGAGTCATAATGAGGAAGACGTTACACAAGATAGGGTAGTTGTAATTGATGATCCTATATCGAGTCTGGACAGCAATATTTTATTTGTAGTAAGTTCGTTGCTGAAAGATGTTATTTTTCAGGTGATGGATGGCTCATCTAATATAAAACAAATATTGGTTTTGACACATAATGTATATTTTCATAAAGAGCTTTCATTTATGGGTAATGGAAATAATTCCAATAAACATATACATTATTGGATTTTGAGAAAGAAAAATCAAATTACAAATATACAGTATTATGGAATAGAAAACCCGATTTCTTCATCATATGAATTGTTATGGAAGGAATTAAAAGAAATAAATGAGAATTCGAGTATAACAATACAGAATGTCATGCGTAGAATTATTGAAAATTATTTTAAAATACTTGGTAAGTATAAGGATGACGAGTTGATTAATAAGTTTCCAGATTATGAAGGCCAGGAAATTTGTAGATCATTATTATCTTGGATAAATGATGGTTCTCATTGCATGCCAGATGATTTGTATGTTGAATCAGTTGATGATTCATTGGAGAGATATCAAGAAGTATTTAAAAAGATATTTGAGTATACCAATCACATAGAACATTATAATATGATGATGGGAATCAAAGAAGAGACGGAATAA